The following nucleotide sequence is from Acyrthosiphon pisum isolate AL4f chromosome A2, pea_aphid_22Mar2018_4r6ur, whole genome shotgun sequence.
aagcaaaatattaatatacttgtaCCAAATCTTAACAAAGTATTTGGTCAAAGAAGCATTTTATATACTGGTGTATATTTATTTCGTTcactaaatatcaatataaaaaataataaagatgtcaagcatttcaaaaaatatataaaacaattaaatttatcaaatgtgtaatttttattttttattttttaaaaatatcaccagttatttatataaattaatattattattattattgtaaatttattatatttatttacgtcTCTTCgtacttatgttttaattatcaattatcaattgtgttaactttattatacatctatattattataatcctattctattaactaattagtaataataaaagaaaaaaccacattgtatatatttatttaatctataagAACAGTGCCCCCAGCACAAGCTTTGCTTAAAGGGGGTACTGcattatattaatctaaattttgtaaaataattgtatgatatccTTATgttgcaaataaaaaaattattattattattatttattagtatctaTATGACTtcttatatatgtacatattatataagaaatatatctaatatattatgtatttaactcCTAAATACACATAACAATGAGGTGTTACAATTTATTAGGAAaaactgattttatatttaaaaattaatatttcagttaatattcatgtttaagtttaatattgattaacgCCAATGATGTAATATACACAAATTCCAATGTTAAAACCCCCACGTGTTCATTaacttataatacctactgcATACTATGTTATACATGGTGctaaatgcataataaaataatgaaaatactaatgataacaatattgtgggtagttttattatatttatcatattagaaaagtagaaaaaaatactaaatacatcgAGTGTAAACACAATAGActagaaaaatatgtattggatACTTCGGCAGGCGTTAAGCGTTCACTATGTGTGCGCTGTTAATTAACTGTTAACAGTTAATGTTACATGAGTTAAATGCTTGCTATGTGTACTAGCCATATCCGTATAGCATTGATAGTTAAATTAAAGATGTAAGcaaatacgataatataatatattattaaatagtaaaagtaacaatatacatattataaactataaagtaggtAGCAGTACTCTGCCATGTGATAGGTGTACTTACATATTGCAGTATTGGCGTCGAATGTCGGTGATCGGAGgtccatttccccagcccccctaaAATGGAATTTCAATATGCCGTTTATTCCATAcgtttgtaagtcgtttgtaaaggtttgtaaagatatttttttcgtttgtaaagaattccttttcctaaaaaactaaaaatacatatggggggctggggaaatgccccgAATTTCAGAATTTCGAAATTCCGTTTATTCCATTCGattgtaagtcgtttgtaaaggtttgtaaagatattttattttcgtttgtaaagaattccttttcctaaaaaactaaaaatacctatggggggctggggaaatgccccgAATTTTGGAATTTCGAAATTCCGTTTATTCCATTCGattgtaagtcgtttgtaaaggtttgtaaagatatttttttcgtttgtaaagaattcGTTttccaaaaaactaaaaatacatatggggggctggggaaatgccccgAATTTCGGAATTTCGAAATTCCGTTTATTCCATTCGATTGTAAGTcatttgtaaaggtttgtaaagaaatttttttcgtttgtaaagaatcCTTTcctaataaactaaaatacatatGGGGCTTGGGGAATGCCCCGAATTTAGAATTTCGAAATTCCGTTTATCCGTTCGatgtaagtcgtttgtaaaggttgtaaagatatttttcgtttgtaaagaattcGTTTtcctaaaaaacataaaatacatatggGGGGGGCTGGGGGAATGCCCcgaattttggaattttgaaatTCCGTTTATTCCATTcgtttgtaagtcgtttgtaaaggtttgtaaaaacaaaattttcgtttgtaaagaaaaacttaaaaagttattaaaaaatcaaaatgtgggGGCTGGAGAATTGGGGTATTTTGGAAAAtccaaactttttttagctcaatcgtttgtaagtcgtttgtaaaggtttgtaaaaacaaaattttcgtttgtaaagaaaaacttaaaaagttattaaaaaaccaaagttgGGGGGCTGGAGAAATGGAGGTATTTTGGAAAACCCAAACTTTTTTTAGCTCAATcgtttgtaagtcgtttgtaaaggtttgtaaaaacaaaattttcgtttgtaaagaaaaacttaaaaagttattaaaaaaccaaagttgGGGGGCTGGAGAAGTGGGGGTATTTTGGAAAACCCAAACTTTTTTTAGCTCAATCGTTTGTAAGTCGTTTATCAGCTCTGACTGATATCGTGTCCACATTACAGCGATATCCTTTGGTATTTCTTCATCCCATTTGATTCCAGCAATCCAAAGTTGCTGCATGACATGTTTGGTCCAGAATGTTATTGGCGACAGCAAGCCTAACGGATCAAAAATCCTAGCAATGTCTGAAAGGACTGTACGTTTCGTTGGTGTGACTGCTGACGGTTTAGCtttgaaagaaaaattatcAGCTACCGGGTCCCACTTCAGCCCGAGTACCTTCAAGTCGGAATGGTCACTGCTGTCGAAAAGGACAGATGGTGAAATGGCACGGGCTTCTTCGGGGACAGTTTGCAGAAGTTGACTATTGTTGCTGGCCCACTTTCGCAATTGAAATTGCGCCATAGCACACAAGTTTATTAATTGGGTTTGGCATTCAAGAGCAGTTTCTGTTGAGTTGGCTCCGGTCAGGATGTCATCAACAAACGTGTCATTCAACAACACAGACGCAGCTATCGGCCATTTTGCACCATCTAAATTCGCTAACTCGCGGACAGTGCGAAGTGCTTGGAAGGGAGCTGCAGAGGTGCCGTACGTCACTGTACATAACCGGTACTCGTCAATCGGAGATGTGGACGAGAATCTCCACAGAATCCGCAAATAATCTCTGTCAGCTGGTCTGATGAGAATCTGGCGATACATTTGCTTTATATCAGCCATAAATAAGTATTTCCAAAGTCGAGCACGGAGGAGAACAACTTGTATGTCAGGTTGCAGTTTAGGACCTGTGTACATACTGTCGTTTAAGGATATACCGGCTGACGTTTTTGCAGATGCATTGAATACAACCCTAAGCTTTGTAGTCAGGCTGTCGGGTTTAAGCACGCAATGGTgtggaatataataatgaaacggATGGCCTTGTTCAGACGATGGAATCAACTCCATATGACCAGCCGTCAGATAGTCGCGCATGAACTCGGCGTATTGATCTTGCAGGTCTTTGTTGCGGTTGAGACGACATTCTAGGGCCTTGAACCGTTGCAACGCTAACGTTCTCGAGTCACCAAGCAGTGGACGAGGTTTCAGAAACGGAAGAGTGACAACAAATCTGCCTGAACTTAAACGAGTTGTAGTAGAAGTATATATTTTCTCAGCAGCAACGTCAGCTGGACTCAAATGGCAAGCGGTGGGTAGCTCTTCAAGTTCccagaattttttaattaacgagTCAATAGGTTCAGATATATTTACGCTAAGTGTGGCAACAGAAGAGCGGTCATAAAATTCCGTAGGGCCCATGAGCACCCATCCAAAAACAGAGTTCATTGCGAGAGGTTCACCAACTTGACCCTTTCGAGTGCCATCAAGGAATACTGAAGGTAATAGATCAGCTCCGATCAGTAAGTCAATTGGGCCAGGTGTATTATATGATGGGTCAGCCAGAGAGAGACTATTAATGTGATCCCAATGTCCAAACGTTACCGGAATTTGAGGAGTTGGTCCAGTTATGTGCGGAACGATCGACACGTCAAGAGAAAAAGAGGGTGCTTGTTGACCGGAGGGAGACATCTTAATACTGCACTTGCCCCGAACAACTGTAGAGTCTGAACTAGCGAATGTAGTAACGCTGACAGAAGATCGGAACTGACGAAGCATAAGAGCACAAGCAGCTCGTTCTGTGATAAAGCTAGCTTGTGAACCAGAGTCTAATAAAGCCCTTAACGCGTGTCGCCGTCCATCGGCAGCATAGACGTCCACTACTGCTGTTGACAATAGAACGATGCGCTGAGGTTGTCCTCGAACAAGACATGAGGTAGTCGTAACATGTAACTCAGCCCCAGGCACAGGCGCTGCCGTCTTAGTGGATAATGTATTTGACGATACTGAACCAAAGGTATTTGGTTTATTAGCAGTAGGATTAAAGTGCAACAGCGAGTGATGACTTTTCTTACATGACTGACATTTATAGGTTGAAGGGCATCGGGCTGAGGAGTGACCTGTCCCCAGACAATTTATACACAAACGATGCGTTTTTGCAATATGAAAGCGTTCATTTGGAGGCTTGTCAGTAAATAGGGTACATGACCTTATTGAATGCGGTGCATTACACAGTGGACACGGCTTGACGGATGAAGTACTCGAAGTGGTGGCTAGAACGCTTGAAGAAGAGCAAGGGTTGAAATTGGATTGCTTAACTGACTTGTGCGGTTTCGATGCACTATTGTGTCAGTCAGATGATGAACAGCTGGAATAAATTTCCGCAGACCGCAGATGAGTACGCAAGAAGTCAACAAAGTCAGAAATTTGAGGATAATGATTCTCCCCAACTACCAATTCCCACCGAGCACGAAGTTCATAATCAAGATGTTTTTCAACGATGTGCACCAGAAGTGGACTCCATTGACGCGTTACAAAGTCAAGATTGTCCAAAGCAGCAGTGTTCTCTAAGATCGTATTGATCTGAGTTTTAATAGAGGAGCCATCATTGGACTTAACAATCTGGTTAGCGAGCAGAGCATGAAGGTGAATACGAGCAAGATCACGCTTATTGCCATAACGTGAACGCAATATTTTCCACGCACTAGTGTAATTTGTAGCCGTTAACGCGAGATGGGAGATAAGTGATAGCGCTTCACCCTTAAGAGACATCTTCAGAAATTCAAACCTCTCAACGTCCGGCAGTTCAGGAGCGTGCGATAGTATGGAGTTAAACAAATCGTCAAAGCCCTGCCACTCGGTCATCTCACCGGAAAAAACAGGGAATGTACGCTTAGGTAACTGAAAAGCGGATAATTGATGTTGACCACTGGTTTGATTTGAAAATGATGAAGCAGCTGCGTCCATCGAGGATGACATTGTCAACTTGTGAACATCAGCGAACGCAGCAAGTTCATAATAGAGACTATCGAATGACGTGATAAGAGTTTGACTTTCACTATTGTCAGTGATCTCGGCAGGGGCTGTGTTTGAATTAACGGCTGATTCCATTCTTTGGACATCATCCTCAACTGCGTTACGAAGAGTAACAAGCTCACTAATCATTTTGGCAATTTTGGCTCGTTTACCAGAGTTTGTACGGTCATTATTGAAGTCAATAGAAGCTTGGGCAAAGGATTTCAATTTGGTAACGCAGCGAATAATGCGAGACTTTGCGTCGTTGTAAATAACGTCCGCCATTGTTGTTCGAAATTATTTGATGCACGTAATGAGATTTTTCGTGGAGAACAGGTACGTGGACTATATACAGGTGAGATTCTTCTCTAACTTCTAGGTCCACAACAATTCGACGACAGTACAGATTTTATAGATGTAGGAACTAGTTTGTGTCttacaataagaataatatcGACGAAGAATAATGATCAtggacaacaaaaaaaatggttcGTATACATATTCGTGGTTTGTATTAAACTATCCGGTTCGAAGGACCAAAAAATGAATGCGCCCAGAACTGGGGCCACAGACCGAAGGACCACTCGGTGCAAACCGAGAGAGAAAGAACAAAGTTTGAGAACGCCTACTACTGTTCTGAGTAGGCAACCCAATCTACGCCTGACCAAAGCGACGTTAGGCAATTAATATCACGACGACGACATCTATTTCGTGGACGGGAGGTAGTACATGGGAATCAGGACAATACAGGTTATTTATGGGGATCAGGGGCCCTGTGGTCGATTCGgtttggtgcaatgaccacaggGTACAATTATATAGTGGGGAGCTTACTGACtaaattatactaggtatatatatatatatatacataatatatatatatatacagctgGCGGCTTGAGCTGACTactgcgacgacgacgatgatctCGAAAACCTTGGCGGCCTCGCACACAACAAACCcgttgctggcggacttacgcgggGACCGGATTCCGGGACAGCTGCAGGGAGCCCGGGTACTGGAGACGAGTGTCTGTGCGCTCAATGCGCGATAGGATTTGCGCTCAATGCGCGACACTGAATTTAGATAGtataaaaaagagaaaaaacgTACGTTCAATGCAACttttaataactgtaataaGTAGCacgttacaaaataaatagaacAACAAACGACAACCCGCTGCAATAGCGGGGACCAACAAACATATAGACGGGTCgcagtaacaataataacaaaaaggtAAACAAAGGGCGTTGGCCGCAACAGTAAacagagaaaaaaaaagatatgaTTACACACAATGATAATCATGCCCAAAGACAGaggatatacaataataacggACAAAGaacattgataattataatgaatacaaaaaataataataatacacatttaaataatgaGAGGTGTCGGTGGAGCCGAGAGATGATAAAGAAAAAGAACGGTCGTCGTCGCGGCACAACGATAACGATATCGCATCGCTAATAACTAGGCGCGAACAGAGGGCATTgtgttttcttttttgaatttaGTTAAAGTAAGGTTAACATTGGATGTTGTGTTCCACGGGGGAAAATTATATGGTTTTCtttctaaaatattgtttatttttatattttcttttacggCTTCCTGTATGTATGCGTTTATTACTTTGATGGCTGGGTTATTGATGTTTCTTTTGATTCtggcacaatataataaaagtagttTTTCTCTTCTAAGGTTAGGTGGAATTTCATTAGCAATGTTTCTAATGCTCTCAATTGGGCTGGATTTGAATCCCCCTATTGAGAGTCTTATAGCAGTATTTAGTTTAGTTTGAACCATGTTTAAGTGGTTGGTTTTGGCATTTTTTAACAGTATAGATCCATAGTCTGTTTTAGATCGAATTAAAGCTTTGTAGATCATTAAAAGAGATGAGCTGTCACCACCCCATGATGTATGagcaattattttgattatgttgAGTTTTTGAGATAACGAGTCACGAATATTTTTTAGATGGGATATCCAATTAAGTTTGGAATCGAATGTTATTcctagaattttaattttattatggtgAGGGATAACTACgttgtctaatattatattgagatcttttgtttttttttgttttgtaaagaTAATACTTTGGGATTTGAGGTTAGAGAATGAGaatccagtttttttttactaatctgaTAAGCTGTTGGCACTAATTTGGAGTAATTCTTGGACAGTTTCTAGGTTATAGCTtctgaaaaatatgttaaagtCATCGGCGAATAAATTGGCTTTAACAGGAACTTTAATTGTTTCAACAATGTCATTAATGGCCAAAAGAAAGAGTGTAACTGCCAGTGATGATCCTTGTAGGATGCCATTTTCTTGGCAGAACGTCTTTGATAAGGTATGGGATACTTTGACCTGACAATGTCTTTCTTTTAGGAAGTTTGTAATATACTTGAACATGTTTTCGTTTGTTAAGATTTTGCTCAACAGAGTTAGTATTCTATGTCTCCATACGGAGTCATAAGCCTTTGTAATATCCAAACTGATCATTCCGAGCATTTGTTTATGATCGAATGCATTTtctatttcagtttttattataattaagttatcCATAGTTGTTCTAGTGTGACGAAAACCGCTTTGCTCTTTggataatatttggtttttttctaaGAACCATATTAATCTTGAGTTTATGATCTTTTCCATAATCTTTGTCATTGTATTTAGGAGTGTGATAGGTCTATATCCATCAGTAGAATGTTTGTTTTTCCCTGGTTTAAGAATAggaattattattccatttttcCATTCATTAGGTATAACACTTGTATGCCAtatgttgttatatatattcaatagacatttttttgctGTTTTGCCGAGgtttgtaataaaacaataaggGATACTGTCAGGGCCGGGGCTTTTGCTCTGGCATTTATTAAGTGTAGTTTCCATTTCATTGAGAGTTATACTGGAGTTCAGGTCAATTTGATCACTATTGTTAGGgtttattattgagattattggTAAGTTTTCGGCTGGtgtttttattccatttataAATTCTTGTTTGTAGATTTTGTTGCTAAAATTATCTTGGAAGTATGCGCCAATTTTATCGGTGACTTCTTCTAGGGGATGATGTTGTTCCATGTTCATCTGATATATGTATTTCTTGGTTTCGGTTTGGTTCCTTTCAGTGAATGGATTTTGTTCCATATCTTGGATGAGTTAGTTTTGGAGTTTATGCTGGTTGTGAATTCTTTCCATGagttttttttgctttttttgattaaaaatttggCTTGGGCACGCAGTTTTTTGAGTTGTATGAAATTTTctaaggttttattttttttatacgtgttTAAGGCGTTAAAAAAAAcgccaataaaaaaattgaatatagcTCTTTTGATCTCATCATTCCACCAAGGGACTTTGGGGTTTTTGTTATGGTTTATACAGCTACCAATAGATAGATCTGCTGCTGAGGTGATTATTTTAGTGAATATTTTGACTGTGTTTTCTATGTTGGATTGGTCATTGTGttgtattttgataatttctTCTTCTATAACATCACTGAATAATGTCCAGTTAGGTGTTTTTAGATTCCATCTACGGTTTTTATTCACATTAGTATCCCCTATCCTGGACATGAAGTTTGTGAGTATCGGTAGATGGTCGCTGCTATAGATATCAGGCAGTACTTTCTACTTGAGTCTTTGGGCTAAGGAGGATGTGCACATAGTTAGGTCGATAGATGATAAGGTTCCATTGGCTAGGTTTATGTGAGTGGGAGATGTGTCATTTAGAATGACAATGTTTTCGTTTTCtagtattttttcaaatatcttaCCTCTAGGGTCTGTTTTTT
It contains:
- the LOC103308353 gene encoding uncharacterized protein LOC103308353; this encodes MADVIYNDAKSRIIRCVTKLKSFAQASIDFNNDRTNSGKRAKIAKMISELVTLRNAVEDDVQRMESAVNSNTAPAEITDNSESQTLITSFDSLYYELAAFADVHKLTMSSSMDAAASSFSNQTSGQHQLSAFQLPKRTFPVFSGEMTEWQGFDDLFNSILSHAPELPDVERFEFLKMSLKGEALSLISHLALTATNYTSAWKILRSRYGNKRDLARIHLHALLANQIVKSNDGSSIKTQINTILENTAALDNLDFVTRQWSPLLVHIVEKHLDYELRARWELVVGENHYPQISDFVDFLRTHLRSAEIYSSSTTSSTSSVKPCPLCNAPHSIRSCTLFTDKPPNERFHIAKTHRLCINCLGTGHSSARCPSTYKCQSCKKSHHSLLHFNPTANKPNTFGSVSSNTLSTKTAAPVPGAELHVTTTSCLVRGQPQRIVLLSTAVVDVYAADGRRHALRALLDSGSQASFITERAACALMLRQFRSSVSVTTFASSDSTVVRGKCSIKMSPSGQQAPSFSLDVSIVPHITGPTPQIPVTFGHWDHINSLSLADPSYNTPGPIDLLIGADLLPSVFLDGTRKGQVGEPLAMNSVFGWVLMGPTEFYDRSSVATLSVNISEPIDSLIKKFWELEELPTACHLSPADVAAEKIYTSTTTRLSSGRFVVTLPFLKPRPLLGDSRTLALQRFKALECRLNRNKDLQDQYAEFMRDYLTAGHMELIPSSEQGHPFHYYIPHHCVLKPDSLTTKLRVVFNASAKTSAGISLNDSMYTGPKLQPDIQVVLLRARLWKYLFMADIKQMYRQILIRPADRDYLRILWRFSSTSPIDEYRLCTVTYGTSAAPFQALRTVRELANLDGAKWPIAASVLLNDTFVDDILTGANSTETALECQTQLINLCAMAQFQLRKWASNNSQLLQTVPEEARAISPSVLFDSSDHSDLKVLGLKWDPVADNFSFKAKPSAVTPTKRTVLSDIARIFDPLGLLSPITFWTKHVMQQLWIAGIKWDEEIPKDIAVMWTRYQFPLKNAERNQQWVNAVGRKGFIPTKHSKVCSDHFHQNDFEKKCGGSYLLKLKATAVPSIFPNYSDIISKAKKQCLEVEQFQVAGPSSYIPCTETNEPEEIHYDVGCVVDDDNTSVKIISPLESTSNIQECNLLTQNSSPPTPLLITPSKVSCVRSLFNISLPKRPKFSPSKSELKKKIKSLQQRIRRETEELLMEKFDGTTLDIFRNVVKNKGKKSTGCRFSKKIKEFSLTLHYYSPKAYEYASLVTERFLFVSMVTIIIVHQHMVNS